A portion of the Bacillus thuringiensis genome contains these proteins:
- a CDS encoding DUF1349 domain-containing protein: protein MNISYIPEHIEQLTIMNVPEYYKINDNHAFIVRSKAETDFWLKTHYGFEVMNGHVFYNEMMTDFQAEVQLRMNPNSKFDQAGLFVMISENCWLKTSLEYIPEGPSHLGAVVTNNGYSDWSTQDYPTEAAKQQLRFRIIRKSGDYTIYVKKGHQWEQIRIAHLMEDIGKEPVKIGFYTCSPSKNKGFETEFLHFTIEEI from the coding sequence ATGAATATATCGTATATACCAGAACATATTGAGCAACTCACTATAATGAATGTACCTGAATACTATAAAATTAATGATAATCATGCGTTTATTGTCCGTTCGAAAGCAGAAACTGATTTTTGGCTTAAAACACATTATGGTTTTGAAGTAATGAATGGTCATGTATTTTATAATGAGATGATGACAGACTTTCAAGCTGAAGTTCAGTTACGTATGAATCCAAATTCAAAATTCGATCAAGCAGGTCTTTTTGTTATGATTTCGGAGAACTGTTGGCTAAAAACATCTTTAGAATATATCCCTGAAGGGCCATCTCACTTAGGTGCTGTCGTAACGAATAATGGATATTCTGACTGGTCAACGCAAGATTATCCAACTGAAGCAGCTAAGCAACAACTTCGTTTTCGAATTATTCGAAAAAGCGGTGATTATACAATATATGTGAAAAAGGGCCATCAATGGGAACAAATAAGAATCGCTCATTTAATGGAGGATATAGGGAAGGAGCCTGTTAAAATAGGTTTTTACACGTGTAGTCCTTCTAAAAATAAGGGATTTGAGACTGAGTTTTTACATTTTACAATTGAAGAAATATAG
- a CDS encoding ABC transporter ATP-binding protein gives MKSFRKLLQYLKPYMFFAIIGPLFMVLEVAMDLIQPTIMQHIIDVGIANRDLNYVIKMGLLMIGAAALGLVGGLGCMMYSTKAAVNFATDIRKDVFAKIETFSSNNRDSFGTGKLLTIVTNDITSIQSAMTMTLRVLVRGPLLFIGSIIIVFVTARELFPILLVVVPILLLAIILIASKASGTFKKVQEALDKVNTKLQENLSGVRVIKAYVRQKYEIAQFGNVNTNLTKINIRAVQLISLMMPIIMLVVSGGIVATLWIGGEKVFDGTLQVGAILAFINYLNIILMSLMSISMVFIQIARAFPSADRVQQVLNTEVDIISEAYAIEPEKIEGNIEFKNVSYSYTKNNEYVLKDISFSIQKGEKVGIIGSTGSGKSTLAKLLPRLYDVDHGEICIDGIDVKKYDLQKLRASIGFVPQKALLFSGSIEENLRYGKEDATHDELEVAAASACATEFINKLEESYQYNLTQGATNLSGGQKQRVSIARALVRKPPILILDDSTSAVDAKSEATIQTALKTKYKGTTTLLIASKISSIMDADKILVLDNGELVGNGTHEQLLEQSEVYQEIYLSQGGNLDKEGGEEHA, from the coding sequence ATGAAATCATTTCGTAAGTTATTACAGTATTTAAAACCATACATGTTCTTCGCTATTATTGGGCCGCTATTTATGGTACTTGAGGTTGCGATGGACTTAATTCAACCGACTATTATGCAACATATCATTGATGTTGGGATTGCAAATCGGGATTTAAATTATGTAATAAAAATGGGGCTTCTTATGATAGGAGCAGCAGCACTCGGCTTAGTTGGAGGGCTTGGGTGTATGATGTATTCTACAAAAGCAGCTGTTAATTTCGCTACAGACATACGAAAAGATGTGTTTGCGAAAATAGAAACATTTTCTAGTAATAATCGGGACTCATTTGGAACAGGTAAATTATTAACGATCGTGACAAATGATATCACTTCCATTCAATCGGCAATGACGATGACATTACGTGTTCTCGTTCGTGGTCCACTGTTATTTATCGGAAGTATAATTATTGTTTTTGTAACAGCGCGAGAGTTATTTCCAATATTACTTGTAGTTGTTCCGATTTTATTACTTGCGATTATTTTAATTGCAAGTAAAGCAAGTGGTACATTTAAAAAGGTGCAAGAGGCATTAGACAAAGTGAATACAAAGCTACAAGAAAATTTATCTGGTGTGCGTGTTATAAAAGCGTATGTAAGACAAAAATACGAAATCGCTCAATTTGGAAATGTAAATACAAATTTAACGAAGATAAATATTCGAGCTGTGCAACTTATTTCTTTAATGATGCCAATCATTATGCTAGTTGTAAGTGGCGGGATTGTCGCAACATTATGGATTGGTGGAGAAAAAGTATTCGATGGAACGCTTCAAGTAGGAGCGATTTTGGCATTTATTAATTACTTGAATATCATTTTAATGTCACTTATGTCGATTAGCATGGTATTTATTCAAATTGCGCGAGCTTTTCCATCTGCGGATCGTGTACAGCAAGTGTTAAATACCGAGGTTGATATTATAAGCGAAGCGTATGCGATCGAACCTGAGAAAATTGAAGGAAATATCGAATTTAAAAATGTTAGTTATAGCTATACGAAAAATAATGAATACGTTTTAAAAGATATTTCGTTTAGCATACAAAAAGGTGAAAAAGTAGGGATTATTGGATCAACTGGAAGTGGTAAATCTACCTTAGCGAAACTGTTACCACGTCTATATGATGTGGATCATGGTGAAATATGTATAGATGGAATAGATGTTAAAAAATATGATTTGCAAAAACTCCGTGCTTCAATAGGGTTTGTACCTCAGAAGGCGTTGTTGTTCTCAGGCAGTATAGAAGAAAATTTACGTTATGGTAAAGAAGATGCAACACATGACGAGCTGGAAGTAGCAGCTGCATCAGCTTGTGCGACTGAGTTTATCAATAAGCTGGAAGAATCTTATCAATATAATTTAACACAAGGCGCGACAAATCTATCAGGTGGACAAAAACAACGTGTATCAATTGCAAGGGCACTTGTGAGAAAGCCACCGATTCTCATATTAGATGATTCTACATCAGCAGTTGATGCAAAATCAGAGGCTACCATTCAAACAGCTTTAAAAACAAAATATAAAGGCACAACGACTTTATTAATTGCGTCCAAAATTTCTTCCATAATGGATGCGGATAAAATACTTGTATTAGATAATGGTGAATTAGTTGGCAATGGTACACATGAACAATTGTTAGAACAAAGTGAGGTTTATCAGGAAATTTATCTTTCCCAAGGTGGTAATTTGGATAAAGAAGGTGGGGAAGAACATGCGTAA